Sequence from the Ooceraea biroi isolate clonal line C1 chromosome 5, Obir_v5.4, whole genome shotgun sequence genome:
attttccatTTGGAAGGTGGTTCCTTCAATTTTCTCGCCGAGTTAGACGCGAAACTTTACTGCTGCACGGACGAACTATCAACAACAGCTCTTAATAGGAAACATAAAAGAGAACCACAAAAGATCGCTTAACCGAGAAGTACGGCACTATAGTAACGAGTTGTAGCTAAAGATCGTTTTCAAAACTAATTTCCAGTAGTAATCCTAGGCGAATCTCCGTATTCGGTGTCTAAAACTGATGAACCGTCCGATCCTAAGCTTCTCTAATCTTAATTTTAGCCCATATTACACTCATTCAGTTACTTGGTCCGTGCAAGCGTATCCAGCCGATCAGCGTACCAGCGATTACTGGTACCGGATGCAATACTAATCTTCGCTCGCTGACGATGTAATCGTGCGCAGTTAACAATCTTCAAGGTACCCACCTTCAAAGTAACACCTTGGGACGGGAGCAGCTCATCGTAGGTCTCTCCGAGCTTGAAGGTGGCAGTGTTGGCGGACTTGCCCTGGTTGGTGACCGTGATGGACCACTGATCGCCGTTCTGCTGGATCTCGACGAGCGGCGTCGAACGCAGGAACATTTCGGTGACCTCGGCCCTACCGAAGCTCTTGATGTATTCCTCGAAGTTTTCGGCCGACGCGTACTGATACTTGCCGACGATCTGCACCATGATGACCGTAAAATTAATAGGATTGTCGCGCACGCAAGTCGGAACGAATCCACCGCCGAAGCAAGACGCGCGACACGCTGCAGCGATCCAGCTTTTATAATCGGCGTCGGGGAGGAGGGAGGATAGGATTTCGCCAAGGGGTTCTCGCCGGCCGGCCGCAGGAgtggatagagagagagagagagagactgcgagaaggagagagagatcaaTCGGCCAATCTAACGATGATCCCAGACAAAAAAAGCATGCGACAGATTACTGTCGGCGGGTGGATAGGGGCCGGCCGTCCGTTTGCTGTGCTTTATCGTTGTTCTACCACTGTGTCCCTTTATGCGTGGCGGTTCGCGCCAACGAAGGGCGGAAGACAGATGTATTTATTTGCGGGCGTTTGTACGCTCGCGACTTGCATCCTGCACCGGTCCATAACGAGCGCAGAATTTAATATCCTTCTTAGAGCAGGAGGGCATTCTTGCAACATGAAAGTATGCCGTTCCTCAACATAGCATTCttataattcttataattgGCAATCAAATTGTTCTGTTTTCATGATTGGATATTCCTTAAACCTATCCACATCTCATTAAGAAAGATATGATTTCAATAACTAACGTTGCTATAAATGGAAGCACTAATTTTAATAGCAACGACGAAAACACTGATTAAGTGAACTAATTAAGCAATAATTAGATTAAACACACAAATAATATGTCACTATGTAGCTAATTTTATCCGCCACTCctatattatcaataattctcTGAATCTTATCTATATGATGAACAGATTTTTAGCGAAAACAAAATTTACGTTGCTTATCGCGACAGGGCAAAGTTAAGCGAACAAATTGATCAAGAGTGATAGGTGGCGAACAGCGCTGATCTTATTTGTTGcctataatttaaataatacttgaGACAGAATGTCGATCGCGTTGGCATAAGCGACATGTAAAAATACATGCTGGAACGTTAAGCTGCTGCTAATCAGATCTGTCACCTGTTCATCAGACAGGCATTTCTTCCTGAAGATATTCGATAACAATATCACATATGCACACGAAATAGATCTTTAAAGACGACTTTATTTTTGCGATGCCATCGCGGATGttctcatttaatttttaacaacatACAaactacgcgcgcgcgtgtgtgtacatatatataaaaataaaaattctaaacaTCAATGACTAATCAATCAACAATATTTaggtctgttttttattcctacactgctgaactggtgggAATAaattagagtgagaaaaaatatacttatctcactttattgcaccagtttagcaggaataaaaaacagatCTATTTATATCAAGAGCGTATATTGTCACCAGGAGTGAGCTTTGACAAGATCTCGCTTTCACTCGTGCATACTCGGAAAACGGGTCGGCTTTTGCAAGAACATTTGACAAAACGTTCTCTCCATCGATTGGACAAACATTAATCTCTATTTGTCAATTGATAAATGATATCCGGCGTACTTCGCTCACACTGTTGCACTGTACGTGTGTTTGATCCCCGATGCATCGTCTTCTGATACGATAAGAGGATACTGCTCGCCCTCTCCTGCGTGACGAGGAATCACTCTACGTGAATTACCCGTCTGCCACGCCTTCTGAAACCATAAGTATAGCTACGAATTGACAGCTAATTGCCGGTGATGGGCTCACATCAAAGACCTGGACATCGCGAGACCCGCCACGCCGTCCCAGGTCACGTGACGTCCCGCCGTCTCACGCGGGATGAATGAGCTTATTCCCATTAAGAACGGGCAATTCTTTACGTTGCAGGACGCTCAATTGAATTTATTGTACCTACGTGCTTTCTCTCGCTAGCCGCTGCATGTACGTACATGCACGAGCAACGATCTGCACGATCGATAGTTGACGATACCTCATAATCGCACGGTGACGCACGCACAAGTGCGATGTGCCGCCCCTCAGCGCTATAAAAACCACAGAATAAACCACGGTTATGAATAATTTGTGGATTCTTCAATACAGAATCTAATTAGGATTCGTATCGAGTATTcgctaaattaaaattaaaaaaaaagaaagattaacAGAAGATAACGGTGTGCAATCATCCTTTCCAAAGAATGATGCAGGAAGTGATAAGAGTCTCGCCTCTCATCCGCGAGATATcttataatagataatactTCGTCGAAATCTGTCCAGTTACATAATGCGCGCGATGTAAGATTATTTCAAATTGATAAATGTGAATTAAACGCGGTGTCGATCTAATTTTTCGCAGCAAAGTTccgaggagaggagagaagataACAGCAGAATatcattttatgtaataacagTTTTATTCCGATGTGCAAAAGATCGATATTACTTTGGTATTTTATGGACTGTCG
This genomic interval carries:
- the LOC105280959 gene encoding fatty acid-binding protein 9, whose translation is MVQIVGKYQYASAENFEEYIKSFGRAEVTEMFLRSTPLVEIQQNGDQWSITVTNQGKSANTATFKLGETYDELLPSQGVTLKSVTTKEGDNFRTETTMGTDKSIRIYEFTDTGMIVHLSSTKSDIKAKRIYKRV